From Luteococcus japonicus, one genomic window encodes:
- a CDS encoding cytidine deaminase produces the protein MSTPDVVPELVSRALHQSLVTGWLQTTRNETGRLLATLAAGRRGTVAEAGTGSGAGVAWLRSGAWADTHVVCVERDAERAARARETLEGSDIEVLDGGCDTLRSRAPFSLLYMNRRTAEHVDRDLAWELVEASGIVVIDDFEPSSEWPPREFCGAVDTLRRSWLTDERFASTEVAVAPDLAVVLAVRR, from the coding sequence GTGAGCACTCCCGACGTGGTTCCCGAACTGGTCAGCCGGGCCCTGCACCAGTCCTTGGTGACCGGCTGGCTGCAGACCACCCGCAACGAGACCGGACGGCTGTTGGCGACGCTGGCCGCGGGTCGGCGAGGCACGGTCGCCGAGGCCGGGACCGGCAGCGGAGCAGGCGTCGCATGGTTGCGCAGCGGTGCGTGGGCGGACACCCACGTCGTCTGCGTGGAGCGCGACGCGGAACGGGCCGCCCGTGCCCGCGAGACCCTCGAAGGCAGCGACATCGAGGTGCTCGATGGCGGCTGCGACACCCTGCGCTCCCGGGCGCCCTTCTCCTTGCTGTACATGAATCGCCGGACCGCCGAGCACGTGGACCGTGACCTTGCCTGGGAGCTGGTGGAAGCCAGCGGCATCGTCGTGATCGACGACTTCGAACCCAGCAGCGAGTGGCCACCGCGTGAATTCTGCGGGGCCGTCGACACCCTGCGGCGGAGCTGGCTCACCGACGAGCGCTTCGCCTCCACCGAGGTGGCCGTCGCACCGGACCTCGCGGTGGTCCTGGCCGTCCGCCGCTGA
- a CDS encoding DUF3152 domain-containing protein: protein MSTPEHRPDRPAVRVTPRGLRLVSLTAMAMLLGLVLLGLSSIMRGCSSKPAEDQAVPAPAQPPSATPSATPSPSATPGPSASPTPSASPSVSASSGSDDDQPDAQGMKHTGLTGKGTWQTATLEVAPAKKTVAVHRYAVKVEDGTKLKANDVARQVSGVLNDPRGWTGHQGHSFQLVKDASTAEFTIFLASPGRTQKMCPLDVKMTWSCCSGNNVLLNTDRWLYMTPTYTDLTAYRAYMVNHEVGHFIGKDHVGCPAKGRNAPVMMQQSKRIDGCKPNPWPTTDGK, encoded by the coding sequence GTGAGCACGCCAGAGCACCGTCCAGACCGCCCCGCCGTTCGGGTCACGCCGCGTGGTCTGCGACTCGTCTCCTTGACTGCGATGGCCATGCTGCTGGGCCTGGTGCTCCTGGGGTTGTCGTCGATCATGCGTGGTTGCTCCTCGAAGCCCGCCGAGGACCAGGCGGTGCCTGCGCCCGCACAGCCACCCTCGGCGACGCCCAGCGCCACACCCAGCCCCAGCGCCACACCCGGCCCCAGCGCCTCACCAACCCCCAGTGCCTCGCCCTCCGTGAGTGCCAGCAGCGGCTCCGATGATGACCAACCGGATGCACAGGGGATGAAGCACACCGGACTGACCGGCAAGGGCACCTGGCAGACGGCCACGCTGGAGGTCGCGCCGGCCAAGAAGACCGTGGCCGTGCACCGTTATGCCGTGAAGGTGGAGGACGGGACGAAACTCAAGGCCAATGACGTGGCCCGCCAGGTCAGCGGTGTCCTCAACGACCCGCGCGGCTGGACCGGCCACCAGGGACACTCCTTCCAGTTGGTCAAGGATGCCTCCACGGCAGAGTTCACCATCTTCCTGGCTTCGCCAGGCCGCACCCAGAAGATGTGCCCGCTGGACGTGAAGATGACCTGGAGCTGCTGCAGCGGCAACAATGTCCTGCTCAACACGGACCGGTGGCTCTACATGACCCCCACCTATACGGACCTCACCGCCTACCGTGCCTACATGGTCAACCACGAGGTGGGGCACTTCATCGGCAAGGACCACGTCGGCTGCCCCGCCAAGGGTCGCAATGCGCCGGTGATGATGCAGCAGAGCAAGCGGATCGACGGCTGCAAGCCCAATCCGTGGCCCACCACGGACGGCAAGTAG